In Naumovozyma castellii chromosome 1, complete genome, one DNA window encodes the following:
- the RAD4 gene encoding Rad4p (ancestral locus Anc_8.225), with protein MNDDLPKEYFELIRTALRNKKDEPQEERQLKKRKRRTRTTATSVPEKHEEQTTLDLSSPIDKYSNTQLKSPERKEEHAGEASNSSNTEIQDEDDDDENYNSDDFEDVTENNSTDENINDISITIEDPTKRNEAKGKTASTRNVCSREDRDRRYAFHMADLLCLMVHGYLRNEWLNSSKFIVKLSKLVPEKVFQLLHPVKDEELPLRSTRKLLDGLKKTMELWNKHWKILQKYEGVACYMKSWDEITTSTKPNSPFFLSKKQFIRQVIKGQGDRDIAAQGYVALLRACNVNARLIMSCQPPDITDLKEKCKPIDIDYDDMVKYPIFWCEVWDKFAKKWITIDCMNFHIIEQVKHRSKLEPHGVACCKRNNLRYVIGYDRKNGCRDVTRRYAEWYNAKTRKKRITKEPKGEEWFNKVLTTLHRRKRTKIDDYEDAYLEQRDYDEAMPDNLQDLKNHPYYILETDLRRNQVLKPGSKESGYLHLQGSKSKNKNKLLKVYERKNILDLKSARQWYMEGRVLKTGSRSLKTVKRRAMRPSLDDEEDEERLYSIDDTVLYVPPLATSDGEITPNAYGNIEVFVPTMIPGNCCLIESPYAIKAAKFLRINYGRAVTGFKFERGRTSKPIIGGVVVANWYRDAVKSCIDGIEYSVDNDKKLEEELESLRCWHTLLSKLRIKKKLDVIYGTVGEENLNLGNVSDEDVAEGGGFFVPRTESFPEPNDSGTDDNEDINTRGFLLTNKRETGDSNESTERNESLDRQSTNDDELEDDYDKFMGDLDMSDPE; from the coding sequence ATGAATGACGATTTACCTAAAGAATATTTCGAACTGATACGAACAGCTCTGCGAAACAAAAAGGATGAACCACAGGAGGAAAgacaattaaagaaacggaaaagaagaacaagaacaactGCAACATCGGTACCTGAAAAGCATGAAGAACAGACCACCCTAGATCTTTCTTCGCCTATCGACAAGTATAGTAACACCCAATTAAAAAGCCCGGAACGGAAAGAAGAACATGCAGGAGAGGCGTCCAATAGTAGTAACACTGAAAtccaagatgaagatgatgacgacgaAAACTATAACTCTGATGATTTCGAAGATGTGACTGAGAATAATAGCACtgatgaaaatatcaatgaCATATCAATAACAATTGAAGATCCCACTAAGAGAAATGAAGCTAAAGGCAAAACTGCTTCTACTAGAAATGTCTGTTCAAGAGAAGACAGGGATAGGCGATATGCATTCCATATGGCTGATCTTTTATGTCTAATGGTCCATGGGTATCTAAGAAATGAATGGTTAAATAGTAGTAAATTCATCGTCAAACTAAGTAAACTGGTACCTGAAAAGGTGTTTCAGTTGTTGCATCCCGTAaaggatgaagaattacCCTTAAGGAGTACCAGAAAATTACTTGATGGTCTCAAAAAGACAATGGAACTTTGGAACAAACATTGGAAAATACTTCAAAAATATGAGGGTGTAGCTTGTTATATGAAGTCTTGGGATGAAATTACGACTAGTACGAAGCCAAACAGCCcattctttctttcaaagaaacaGTTCATTAGACAGGTGATTAAAGGACAGGGTGATAGAGACATTGCAGCTCAAGGATACGTGGCACTATTGAGAGCATGTAATGTCAATGCAAGACTGATAATGTCATGTCAACCACCCGATATTACAgatttaaaagaaaaatgtaaGCCAATAGATATTGATTATGACGATATGGTGAAATATCCAATTTTTTGGTGTGAAGTATGGGATAAGTTTGCTAAAAAATGGATAACCATCGATTGCATGAATTTTCATATAATTGAACAAGTCAAACACCGTTCCAAATTAGAACCTCACGGGGTAGCATGTTGCAAGAGAAATAATCTAAGATATGTTATAGGATATGACAGAAAAAATGGATGTCGAGATGTTACTCGTCGATATGCAGAATGGTATAATGCGAAGACACGGAAAAAACGTATAACCAAGGAGCCCAAGGGCGAGGAATGGTTCAATAAAGTCTTGACGACTCTTCACAGACGGAAACGTACCAAGATTGATGATTATGAAGATGcatatttggaacaaaGGGATTACGACGAAGCAATGCCGGATAACcttcaagatttgaaaaatcatccatattatattttagaGACTGActtaagaagaaatcaagTATTAAAACCTGGTTCTAAAGAATCTGGATACTTACATTTACAAGGAAGCAAAAGCaagaataagaataaattattaaaagtTTATGAACGAAAAAATATCTTGGACTTGAAAAGTGCAAGACAATGGTACATGGAAGGCCGTGTCTTGAAGACAGGATCCCGAAGTTTGAAAACGGTGAAAAGGAGAGCAATGCGACCCTCtttagatgatgaagaagacgaGGAGAGATTATATTCGATAGATGATACAGTGTTATATGTTCCACCTTTGGCCACTAGCGATGGTGAAATTACACCCAACGCATATGGAAATATAGAAGTTTTTGTTCCGACAATGATTCCAGGCAATTGTTGCCTAATAGAGAGTCCTTATGCAATAAAGGCTGCGAAGTTTCTACGAATAAATTATGGTCGTGCAGTTACAGGGTTTAAATTTGAGCGAGGACGAACATCCAAACCTATCATTGGTGGTGTTGTGGTAGCAAACTGGTATAGAGATGCTGTTAAGTCCTGTATCGACGGTATAGAATATTCAGTTGACAATGACAAAAAGCTGGAGGAGGAGCTTGAGTCTCTCAGGTGTTGGCACACacttttatcaaaattgcgtattaaaaagaaattagatGTCATATATGGTACAGTGggtgaagaaaatttgaatttgggAAATGTGTCTGATGAGGATGTAGCTGAAGGAGGAGGCTTTTTCGTTCCTCGAACCGAGAGTTTTCCTGAACCAAATGATTCTGGAACTGATGATAACGAAGATATAAATACAAGAGGCTTTCTTTTAACGAATAAACGTGAAACAGGTGACTCAAACGAATCGACAGAGAGGAATGAATCTCTTGACCGCCAATCTACCAATGACGATGAACTTGAAGACGAttatgataaatttatGGGTGATCTCGATATGTCCGACCCTGAATAA
- the SPT2 gene encoding Spt2p (ancestral locus Anc_8.224), giving the protein MSFLSKLSQLKKASTTNTSMKNTSKESIPRKKSIEEDIPSLLPTNYIRDEDPAVRRLKELRRKEQIKNGEFAKKHKKTNPSTTTKRKSKKDDDNLAADGYSRFKKKLGSTHTRPTPVRTLTRKMEPIKKISFDELMKQAENNASSKESSEGISKKESPSASRPHLHKPGFRSARDRNRVSKPVKHQTTLPRKKMSLSPIRNRPGSRDATPIKISLPVAQPNQRLKQRLESKRQRPSGRDRYGRPEYDYDDEDDMDDFIEDDEEDSEVHRRMKLHRDDPGYDRDEIWAMFNKGRKRSEYAYDEEEDDMEANEMEILEEEERAEEMARLEDKREAAWLKKHEEEKRRKLKK; this is encoded by the coding sequence ATGAGTTTTCTTTCTAAGCTTTctcaattaaagaaggcATCCACAACCAATACGTCCATGAAAAACACTTCTAAGGAATCAATACCTAGGAAAAAATCAATAGAAGAGGACATCCCTTCGTTATTACCCACAAACTATATTCGAGATGAAGACCCAGCAGTAAGAAGgttgaaagaattgaggAGAAAggaacaaataaaaaatggCGAGTTTGCTAAGAAACATAAGAAGACAAATCCAAGCACGACtacaaagagaaaaagtAAAAAGGATGATGACAATTTAGCAGCAGATGGATACTCACgtttcaagaagaaacttGGGAGCACTCATACAAGACCTACGCCAGTGAGAACCCTCACAAGAAAGATGGAACcaataaagaagatatcATTTGATGAGTTAATGAAGCAAGCTGAGAACAATGCATCGAGTAAAGAATCATCGGAAGGAATATCAAAGAAGGAATCCCCATCTGCTTCACGACCTCATTTACATAAACCTGGTTTTAGAAGTGCAAGAGATAGAAATAGAGTTTCGAAACCTGTCAAACACCAAACTACTTTGCCAAGGAAAAAGATGTCATTATCTCCAATTAGAAATAGACCTGGATCTAGAGATGCTACTCCTATTAAGATATCGCTGCCCGTAGCCCAACCAAATCAAAGACTAAAACAGCGATTGGAATCGAAAAGGCAACGGCCTAGTGGACGTGATCGCTACGGTAGACCTGAATATGACTATGACGATGAGGATGACATGGATGActttattgaagatgatgaagaggattCTGAAGTTCATAGAAGAATGAAGCTGCATCGTGATGATCCCGGTTATGATAGAGATGAAATCTGGGCAATGTTTAACAAAGGTAGGAAAAGGTCCGAATACGCTTAtgatgaggaggaagatgatATGGAAGCGaatgaaatggaaatattagaagaagaagaacgtGCAGAAGAAATGGCTAGACTTGAGGATAAGCGTGAGGCAGCATGGCTGAAGAAACATGAGGAGGAGAAACGACGTAAGCTGAAAAAATGA
- the BUR6 gene encoding negative cofactor 2 transcription regulator complex subunit BUR6 (ancestral locus Anc_8.219) yields MEQQQQQLENYETTTEAPNEELKEVFDRLKTHFPPAKVKKIMQTDDDIGKVSQATPVIAGRALEFFIALLVKKSGDVARKNGTKRITADVLKQTILTDEKLDFLRENVCGEEEPTTEPSV; encoded by the coding sequence atggaacaacaacaacaacaattagaaaattATGAGACTACCACTGAGGCAccaaatgaagaattaaaggaaGTCTTTGATAGACTGAAGACTCATTTTCCTCCTGcaaaagtgaaaaaaataatgcaaACGGACGATGATATAGGGAAAGTATCTCAAGCCACCCCGGTTATTGCCGGTAGAGCCctggaatttttcatagCATTACTCGTTAAGAAGAGCGGCGATGTTGCCAGAAAGAACGGGACGAAGAGAATAACGGCGGATGTATTAAAGCAAACAATTCTCACAGACGAGAAGCTTGATTTCTTAAGGGAGAATGTTTGTGGAGAGGAAGAACCCACTACCGAGCCAAGCGTCTAG
- the NCAS0A03750 gene encoding uncharacterized protein (ancestral locus Anc_8.217) — MGILSAVTANAIIWPTYMVLLISASAIAYWKRDSKSFLSSNGTQKALPLAFNFVASGLGCGVLSAYPQIANIDGLHGLLVYAISGGLPMFVFAWLGPLIRKKTPKGFVLTEWVFHRFGLICGWYLSACTILTVYLFLVSEVASLKYCIETMTTIKALPVIIIECVVTTIYTSIGGFNISFITDFLQVSTVFVLLIIVACAMGSYIEIDRSLIGPSGLLKQNKLGWQLVYILTFAIFTNDFFMSGFWLRTFASRSDKDLMIGCSVACVILVVFCTVVGVTGFIAVWAGLVQVADEENSGAAFFILLAQLPTWVMGFTMVFVTVLSTCTLDSLQSALVSTISNDVFRNRLHIMWVRGIVVLIMVPVVVVGLIAENVLNIYLIVDLLSSSVVPVLVLGFWSKFDDLWTAWEVIGGGLGGILSVWIFGTVYYHSAREGGRLLLISNGLYVDDWSTFGAFVVAPGGGLVFSGFILVIRLICVRLYKDEEGLFHRVCKKIGDCTGLTKLCQLNDWAEDYLLKGTFDTDDDEDTVTASEIQENIDESDNGSLKDQVDVHERITFSRTNSESSKKEVVVNSITLPQD, encoded by the coding sequence ATGGGTATTTTATCAGCAGTCACAGCTAATGCCATTATTTGGCCAACTTATATGGTCCTTCTAATATCAGCCTCCGCTATAGCGTATTGGAAACGTGACTCCAAATCATTTCTGTCCTCCAATGGTACGCAGAAAGCGTTACCATTGGCATTCAATTTTGTCGCTTCAGGGTTAGGTTGTGGTGTTCTCTCTGCTTACCCACAAATTGCAAATATCGATGGGTTACATGGATTGCTGGTGTATGCCATCTCAGGTGGTCTCCCCATGTTCGTCTTTGCATGGTTAGGTCCTTTAATTAGGAAGAAGACTCCGAAGGGGTTCGTTCTCACTGAATGGGTCTTTCACCGTTTCGGTTTGATATGTGGTTGGTATTTGAGTGCATGCACCATCCTGACCGTTTATCTTTTCCTCGTCAGTGAAGTGGCCAGTTTGAAATATTGTATTGAAACCATGACAACCATCAAGGCATTACCTGTCATTATTATCGAATGTGTTGTAACAACCATTTATACTTCCATTGGTGGgttcaatatttcattcatCACAGATTTCTTACAAGTGTCTACTGTTTTTGTCTTATTAATTATCGTTGCATGTGCCATGGGTAGTTACATTGAAATCGATCGATCATTAATTGGTCCCTCAGGACTTTTAAAACAGAACAAATTGGGTTGGCAATTAGTTTACATTTTAACTTTTGCTATCTTTACCAATGATTTCTTCATGAGTGGGTTTTGGCTACGTACCTTTGCCTCTAGATCAGACAAGGATTTAATGATTGGTTGTTCAGTCGCATGTGTCATCTTGGTGGTATTCTGTACCGTGGTTGGTGTCACTGGTTTCATTGCCGTATGGGCTGGTTTAGTACAAGTTGCGGACGAAGAGAACTCAGGAGCTGccttttttattttgctGGCACAATTACCAACATGGGTTATGGGATTCACTATGGTTTTTGTCACTGTTTTATCCACATGTACTTTAGATTCTTTACAAAGTGCCCTCGTGTCCACCATATCTAATGATGTCTTCAGAAATAGATTGCATATTATGTGGGTTCGTGGGATTGTCGTCTTAATCATGGTCCCCGTGGTGGTGGTTGGTTTAATTGCAGAGAACGTCCTAAACATATATTTGATTGTGGATTTATTATCCAGTAGTGTGGTTCCTGTTTTAGTTCTTGGGTTTTGGTCCAAATTTGATGATCTTTGGACCGCTTGGGAAGTTATTGGAGGTGGACTTGGTGGTATCTTATCTGTTTGGATCTTTGGTACCGTGTACTATCATTCCGCTCGTGAAGGTGGTAGATTGTTATTAATTTCTAATGGGTTGTATGTGGATGATTGGAGTACATTCGGTGCATTTGTCGTGGCTCCCGGTGGTGGGTTAGTGTTTAGTGGATTTATCTTAGTTATTAGATTGATCTGTGTTAGACTTTACAAGGATGAAGAAGGGTTATTCCATCGTGTCTGTAAAAAGATTGGCGATTGTACCGGTTTAACCAAATTATGTCAATTGAACGATTGGGCTGAAGATTACCTCTTGAAGGGCACTTTTGATACtgatgacgatgaggaTACTGTCACAGCTAGTGAAATTCAAGAGAATATCGATGAGAGTGATAACGGCAGTTTGAAGGATCAAGTGGATGTCCATGAAAGAATTACTTTTTCCCGTACGAACTCTGAAAGTTCCAAGAAGGAGGTGGTTGTCAACAGCATTACTCTTCCGCAAGATTAG